A stretch of the Ptiloglossa arizonensis isolate GNS036 chromosome 1, iyPtiAriz1_principal, whole genome shotgun sequence genome encodes the following:
- the Tefu gene encoding serine/threonine-protein kinase tefu isoform X3, giving the protein MSKYSERIQEILQNAIRKNITDKRKCVIELLELYENQEAVNEVCRNTEHNVQGVVNWSYILHTVHKILLNEADRLASKDTHNRAIIIERQNTCTLIRKTIQHANCYKVPLVKHTDIMPLIVQILGTKMYEYYHETYMGILVSYILPFRIYQVKMSLEHWQELLKICVHSYKNVSSLTNKRTTLDALQMIVYYGCLHSDLLLDVKEILLFLESIFLDVKTNQEILAESAYKLTNTACRQIATECRSLLCRFCENILPNIISLKSSLEKYKLLLLFIKIHHPKGICKVSNGAYADNWEKWYTILKSIYLMILKDLKADTLSKSFIYLASEVFKQMLENSNIIIERKSLIECEYIQPTKRRRIAARMDKLINMIIDNNAEEAWPIIQILTALLKQYPECLKSENLTAFLKILVDLLTQSCKEETIMDNLYELAAVLLKNEKVFSMEDIENSNIYWDKIWDILLRSLNVNQNETSTHKLTQLYIINNKITNPNAILKLYLTNVIKWSIMSLRTLIILCEYLPLPTDITMVNINICSPRMNSNSVRLCLLKWALDIPWNKMATQIVIDELCYLLISITSKSRHEKQIQFYKHNINNSCNCLNNKKYIEPSYEDIENCYLLLTYNSSLFIEKEKKHIQDNTKVIESILYMQDIVTSLMNSLCDIINESNGSDDLYIMIIKITVVAKVISIMRQLNMIPKNIEEIFLVHTMRKYLNMIYTLLANIDPSRSKYIYLCNVTKALNVLYETSYNTDVTKIIVSSATLDMLTNIFSLMNIEDNEIADYEATKDYYNEYGTFQGRRKYLDRKVLHTNQCNFCDKGTIRLQATKALALFCCMNIRQETCETQAKLMNNLLNIKMYELSRPVEFKMAVIVLESLSKYGTEKLWKHHKEIPLKNLLALYRECHQDETAVRYILNILPYFLKYAAKYNCDLDELMNIISQLNKLRSKRQCGFRTHIEFTKCLSRIVLVNPSLFHYTLYDTSNQLMPIVDSLLLSLASPLFVVRLQAVKCLQEVYFLTNIAFKWKKTLFIQIEELVNNSIIGNEKMDNNININEKDTKIASVLLILTSIISTNGTFQCRALLTMLCFVIDRKIEIQIIPKALKTITNQINYTNLIEDNLSYLVTYWFNSKYSSQPFPWNLVQCKSEEEFYKTHINIFAFIKFQKLDLSNVVSLCDYVNLSFEQIIENIFPQILSWLLCSINESNESTTKKLASKMFHKLISNQDEFIRVKKFSNLFNDKFEETLICLIERLHDEDYLETMLEVQTSFAISDPPHFKKEIIDTCLKYMKQNFFTQEMSVQYVLAHNCPNILQKILLHLISNVYKKKFVEHKIKAFHQYIFFCTLIVDELEQDYFNTLSMYLIKDISCSLLYIIKINDDILLEIACKYLYIFVKHVLPVRSEEIKEILSFIVVTLIPIAQVEKMPIALNILNFLLIDQKEILCEAIVKLNSFPNVPIFEKIRNVHNTLKCKTGKTCNLETEIQHFLKSLVDKNINYSLEDISHLRLQLSVKKEELQELYNKLETFRGFAEDCASSMLHQLIYKLIKLTASSDLNVSIEASKCLGELGPNDLTSMILYLEKSHVKETSDLIEILSYKIVTKLIKFLFQSNIELRKVSANALYVILSSFWGQKLLNTKFMEHLKSILGETQVRLPLNYIQPFIVGKNSKVRKVDINNVKMDSILNPDNIIWTIKSDGSYSNWIVTITCKIAECFAGFYSENLVSICALNTDFCEIILPRIIFLIIDIDKKFTSAVCSCINKFFDYHFNFTIATNISLCDMRKTTNCDRQIVRCMLNVVNYLRIQVADNVHLKLNYIYIAKAAQYCSALFTAILYAEISCENILIDYNNFTNVSKIDHIYELAPEHGKVIQSILRDTYAKIGDFDAIHGTGSSHLEDHSCRIQHYVQTHEWNKVMLAQDIELSFGNMTVIKEMVNGLHQSGLQYLLGNFISNNVEKIDEDIQYECAWRLSNWNLCETNQTLYVQNDCKLKSNITECDYHFFHYQALKYFHEGNEIGVQNAIENARMSIIKALRNISLESTKTIYEKLMQLQLIREIEELSCAKQDEYEKVLQKWQQQDTTNFNEFQYLEPILTQRIIMYQINDTLIDNVKLKNTLFNTYLEISKIAADKENLHIATRSLAVLAKQKDLPPKIQNQLLYQESLLARLRKDLEIGRFLLRNLMYKETLDKELRAQVLRVYGDWMAETKSENPEAIIKKYYLTSIDTSISIDKQTTNNLKNLHDTQVALARFADAQFEQICSYMKSPQFESLKECITYSSEEINMDSVTKDKDVRKAFILNQRQNINDVAELERIQKEKDNYLILALQYYLLVLQQSEVYNLLIFRIVALWLDNIHKKEVSDLLHINLIKIPSFKFIPLTPQLAVHINDVFDEFSEKIYKIMERCALEHPHHTLPVLLALKNLYGDYEYSTIKKNKTLEPRVLGAQKLLHELMKSSISLTVCEMDKLSHSLVMLVNHTTSSSEPGSIVNIPRHQEILKVINFNNVLVPTLTIDPKPSRNYNNIISISKYMEAYETVGGLNSPKKLICIGTDGIARYQLIKGKDDLRQDAVMQQVFNVMNILLKTYNETKRRKLMIRTYKVVPLTQRSGILEWCDNTIPIVAILTGSNSFSGLHKKYYPKDYTPSFCKKKLASVEKSSTDVKLKVFTNCCAHMHPVMHYFFIEKYPSPETWFERRLAYTRSIATTSIAGYILGLGDRHLNNILIDQTTAEVIHIDFGIAFEQGKVLPIPETIPFRLTQNIEVAMGVSGIEGSTGTNKTAERALLRIEQKLQGTEEGLASSVFGQVERLIQQARDPANLCRLYFGWQPYL; this is encoded by the exons ATGTCAAAATATTCTGAAAGGATACAAGAGATATTACAAAATGCAATCAGAAAAAATATTACAGACAAAAGG aaatgtgTAATAGAGTTGTTAGAATTATATGAAAATCAAGAAGCAGTAAATGAGGTTTGTAGAAATACAGAACATAATGTACAAGGTGTTGTAAATTGGTCATATATATTGCACACAGTTCATAAGATATTGTTAAAT gaAGCAGATAGACTTGCTTCTAAAGATACTCATAACAGAGCTATAATTATTGAGAGACAAAATACATGTACACTTATACGAAAAACAATTCAACATGCAAATTGTTACAAAGTGCCACTTGTAAAGCATACAGACATAATGCCTTTAATTGTGCAAATTTTGGGGACAAAAATGTATGAATATTATCATGAAACTTATATGGGTATATTGGTTTCATATATACTTCCATTTAGAATCTATCAGGTAAAGATGTCATTGGAACATTGGCAAGAGCTATTGAAGATATGTGTACACTcgtataaaaatgtatcttcACTTACAAATAAACGAACTACTttagatgcattacaaatgattgtaTATTATGGTTGTTTACATTCGGATCTActtcttgatgtaaaagaaatattgttatttttag AAAGTATCTTCCTTGATGTAAAAACAAATCAAGAAATCTTAGCAGAATCTGCTTATAAACTTACAAACACAGCATGTCGGCAAATTGCAACTGAGTGTAGAAGTCTGCTTTGTCgattttgtgaaaatattttaccaaaCATAATTAGTCTAAAAAGTTCACTGGAGAAATATAAacttttattactttttattaaaattcaccaTCCTAAAGGAATATGTAAAGTTTCTAATGGAGCTTATGCTGATAATTGGGAAAAATGGTATACAATActtaaaagtatatatttaatGATCTTGAAAGATCTTAAAGCAGATACACTTTcaaaaagttttatttatcttgcaAGTGAAG TTTTTAAACAAATGCTAGAAAATTCAAACATTATCATTGAAAGGAAATCACTTATTGAATGTGAATATATACAACCAACAAAACGAAGACGAATTGCTGCCAGAAtggataaattaattaatatgatTATTGATAATAATGCAGAAGAGGCTTGGCCAATAATACAGATATTAACAGCGTTACTTAAACAATATCCTGAATGTTTAAAATCGGAAAACCTTAcagcatttttaaaaattctagtaGATCTTCTTACACAATCTTGCAAAGAAGAAACTATTATGGATAACTTATATGAATTGGCTGCTGTTCTGCTAAAGAATGAAAAAGTATTTTCCATGGAAGACAtagaaaattcaaacatttattggGATAAAATATGGGATATATTATTAAG GTCTCTAAATGTAAATCAAAATGAGACATCAACTCATAAACTTACACAActctatataataaataataaaataactaatCCAAATGCAATTTTGAAACTCTACCTCACAAATGTTATCAAGTGGTCTATTATGAGTCTTCGCACATTAATAATCCTTTGTGAATATCTGCCATTGCCAACTGATATTACAAtggttaatataaatatatgctCACCAAGAATGAATTCAAATTCTGTCAGACTATGTCTATTAAAATGGGCATTAGATATACCATGGAATAAAATGGCAACACAGATAGTAATTGATGAGTTATGTTATTTGTTGATTAGTATTACATCAAAGTCAAGACATGAAAAACAGATACAATTTTATaaacataatattaataattcatgTAATTGCTTAAACAATAAGAAATATATTGAGCCATCATATGAAGATATTGAGAATTGCTACTTATTATTAACATATAATAGTAGTTTGTTcattgaaaaagagaaaaaacataTTCAAGATAACACAAAAGTAATTGAAAGCATATTGTACATGCAAGATATTGTTACTTCTTTAATGAACAGTTTATGTGACATAATTAATGAAAGTAATGGAAGTGATGATTTATACataatgataataaaaattactgttgtagcAAAAGTAATATCAATTATGAGGCAGTTGAATATGATACCTAAGAACatcgaggaaatatttcttgtacACACTATgagaaagtatttaaatatgaTTTATACTTTATTGGCAAATATAGATCCATCAAGAAGTAAATATATCTATCTTTGTAATGTAACAAAAGCACTTAATGTATTGTACGAGACCTCATATAATACAgatgtaacaaaaataattgtctCATCTGCAACATTAGATATGTTAACAAATATATTTAGTTTAATGAATATTGAAGATAATGAAATTGCAGATTATGAAGCAACTAAAGATTATTATAATGAATATGGTACTTTTCAAGGTAGACGTAAATATTTAGATAGAAAAGTTCTacacacaaaccaatgtaactTTTGTGATAAAGGTACAATTAGACTACAAGCAACAAAAGCTTTAGCATTGTTCTGTTGTATGAATATAAGACAAGAAACATGTGAGACTCAAGCAAAACTTATGAACAATTTgcttaatataaaaatgtacgaaCTTTCACGTCCAGTTGAGTTTAAAATGGCAGTCATAGTTTTAGAATCTTTATCAAAATATGGCACAGAAAAATTATGGAAGCATCACAAAGAAATACCACTAAAAAATTTATTGGCATTATATCGTGAATGCCATCAAGACGAAACTGCCGTTCGttacatattaaatattttaccatACTTTCTTAAGTATGCTGCAAAATATAATTGTGACCTAGATGAGTTAATGAATATTATTTCTCAATTAAATAAGCTACGATCTAAAAGACAATGTGGTTTTCGTACTCATATAGAATTTACTAAATGTCTTTCAAGAATTGTTCTTGTCAATCCTTCTCTTtttcattatacattatacgatacttCTAATCAATTAATGCCAATAGTTGATAGTCTTTTATTATCTCTTGCTAGTcctttatttgttgttcgattaCAAGCAGTTAAATGTCTGCaagaagtatattttttaacgaacatTGCTTTCAAATGGAAAAAAACATTGTTTATACAGATAGAAGAATTagtaaataattcaattattgGTAATGAAAAAATGGACAATAACATAAATATCAACGAAAAAGATACCAAAATAGCAAGTGTCCTACTAATACTTACTTCCATAATATCTACTAATGGGACATTTCAATGTCGTGCTTTACTGACAATGTTATGCTTTGTTATAGATCGAAAGATAGAAATTCAAATAATACCAAAAGCATTAAAAACTATAACAAAtcaaataaattacacaaatcTTATTGAAGATAATTTAAGTTATTTAGTGACTTATTGGTTTAATTCAAAGTATTCGTCACAGCCATTTCCTTGGAATTTGGTACAGTGTAAATCTGAAGAAGAATTCTATAAAACACACATTAATATATTTgcatttattaaatttcaaaagttAGATCTTTCTAATGTTGTGTCTCTTTGTGATTATGTGAATTTATCATTTgaacaaattattgaaaatatttttccacaaatTTTGTCATGGTTATTGTGTAGTATTAATGAAAGTAATGAAAGTACTACAAAAAAATTAGCAAGTAAAATGTTTCATAAGTTAATATCAAATCAAGATGAATTCATCCGagtaaaaaaattttctaatttatttaacgataaatttGAGGAAACATTAATATGTCTTATTGAAAGATTACATGATGAAGACTATCTTGAAACAATGTTAGAAGTGCAAACTTCATTCGCAATATCAGACCCTCCTcactttaaaaaagaaataattgataCTTGCCTAAAGTATATGAAACAAAACTTTTTTACACAAGAAATGTCTGTACAATATGTTTTAGCACATAATTGTCCAAATATAttacagaaaatattattacatttaattagtaacgtttacaaaaaaaaatttgtgGAACATAAAATAAAAGCCTTCCATCAGTACATATTCTTTTGTACACTAATTGTTGATGAGTTGGAACAAGATTACTTTAATACATTGTCTATGTACTTAATAAAAGATATTAGTTGCAGTTTactttatataattaaaataaatgatgATATTCTTCTCGAAATAGCatgtaaatatttgtacatatttGTGAAACATGTATTACCTGTGAGAAGTGAAGagatcaaagaaattttaagtttcATAGTTGTAactttaattcctattgcacaagTAGAAAAAATGCCAATAGCTTTAAATATACTTAATTTTCTATTAATCGACCAAAAAGAGATATTATGTGAAGCAATAGTAAAGTTAAATTCATTTCCAAATGTtcctatttttgaaaaaatccgAAATGTACATAACACTTTAAAATGTAAAACTGGAAAGACTTGTAATCTGGAAACTGAAatacaacattttttaaaatctttGGTTGATAAAAACATAAATTATAGTCTAGAAGATATTTCACATTTACGACTACAATTATCagtgaaaaaagaagaattgcAAGAATTGTACAATAAACTTGAAACATTTCGTGGTTTTGCTGAAGATTGTGCCTCAAGCATGTTGCACCAGTTAATATATAAACTCATAAAATTAACAGCATCTTCTGACCTAAATGTTTCAATTGAAGCTTCAAAATGTTTAGGTGAATTAGGTCCGAATGATTTAACTTCAATGATATTGTATTTAGAAAAAAGTCATGTTAAAGAAACTTCTGACTTAATAGAAATATTGTCATATAAAATAGTAACCAaactaataaaatttttatttcaaagtaaTATAGAACTTCGAAAAGTTAGTGCTAATGCACTTTATGTTATATTATCATCTTTTTGGggacaaaaattattaaatacaaaattcatGGAACATCTAAAATCTATTTTAGGTGAAACACAAGTAAGACTACCTCTAAATTATATTCAACCATTTATagttggaaaaaattcaaaagtgaGAAAGGTTgatataaataatgtaaaaatggATAGTATTTTAAATCCAGATAATATTATTTGGACAATTAAATCTGATGGTTCATATAGTAATTGGATTGTGACGATAACATGTAAAATCGCCGAATGTTTTGCAGGATTTTATTCTGAAAATTTAGTCTCAATTTGTGCATTAAATACTGATttttgtgaaataattttacCAAGAATTATTTTCCTAATAATTGATATAGATAAAAAGTTTACATCTGCTGTATGTTCTTGTATCAATAAATTTTTTGACtaccattttaattttacaatagcaacaaatatttctttgtgTGACATGCGTAAAACTACAAATTGTGATCGTCAAATTGTACGCTGTATGTTAAATGTTGTAAATTACCTGAGAATACAAGTTGCTGATAATGTTCActtaaaattgaattatatatatattgcaaAAGCTGCGCAATATTGTTCAGCATTATTTACTGCAATACTATATGCAGAAATatcttgtgaaaatattttaattgactataataattttactaatgtttcgaaaattgatCATATCTATGAATTGGCACCTGAACATGGAAAAGTAATTCAAAGTATACTTAGAGACACTTATGCAAAAATAGGTGACTTTGATGCCATTCATGGTACTGGTTCCTCACATTTAGAAGATCATTCTTGTCGTATACAACATTATGTTCAAACTCATGAATGGAATAAAGTAATGCTTGCCCAAGATATAGAACTATCTTTTGGAAATATGACAGTAATTAAAG AAATGGTTAATGGATTGCATCAGTCTGGTCTGCAATATTTACTTGGTAATTTTATATCCAACAATGTTGAAAAAATAGATGAAGATATTCAATATGAATGTGCTTGGCGACTTAGCAATTGGAATCTATGTGAAACAAACCAGACTTTATATGTACAAAATGACTGTAAATTAAAATCAAACATAACTGAATGCGATTatcatttttttcattatcaggcattaaaatattttcatgaaGGCAATGAAATAGGTGTACAAAATGCAATTGAAAATGCTCGCATGAGTATTATTAAAGCACTTAGAAATATTAGCCTCG AAAGTACTAAAACTATCTATGAAAAGTTAATGCAATTACAGCTAATTCGTGAGATTGAAGAATTAAGCTGTGCTAAACAAGATGAATATGAAAAAGTATTACAAAAGTGGCAACAGCAagatacaacaaattttaacgaatttcaaTACCTTGAACCTATTTTAACTCAACGAATTATTATGTATCAGATAAATGATACTTTAATTGATAATGTAAAGCTTAAAAATACACTATTTAATACATATttagaaatttcaaaaatagcagcagataaagaaaatttacataTTGCTACACGTTCATTAG CTGTTTTAGCAAAACAAAAGGATTTGCccccaaaaattcaaaatcaattgctttaTCAGGAATCTCTATTAGCACGACTTAGAAAAGATTTGGAAATTGGACGTTTTTTATTACGTAATTTAATGTATAAAGAAACCTTGGATAAAGAATTACGAGCACAAGTATTAAGGGTTTATGGAGATTGGATGGCTGAAACAAAATCAGAAAATCCTGAG gctataataaaaaaatattatttaacatcTATAGATACAAGCATTTCTATTGATAAACAAACTACTAATAATCTTAAGAATTTACATGATACTCAAGTGGCTTTGGCTCGCTTTGCTGATGCTCAATTTGAACAAATATGTTCATATATGAAGTCTCCCCAATTTGAAAGTTTAAAAGAATGTATTACATACTCTAGTGAAGAAATCAATATGGATTCAGTTACTAAAGATAAGGATGTTAGAAAAGCTTTTATTTTGAATCAGAGGCAAAATATAAATGATGTTGCGGAGCTAGAACGCATACAAAAGGAGAAGGATAATTACTTAATCTTAGCATTACA ATACTATTTACTAGTACTGCAACAAAGTGAAGTCTATAATCTATTAATATTTAGGATTGTAGCACTTTGGTTAGACaatatacataaaaaagaaGTCAGTGATTTATTGCATATAAATCTTATCAAAATACCATCATTTAAATTTATTCCACTTACTCCACAATTAGCAGTGCATATAAATGATGTTTTTGATGAGTTttctgaaaaaatatataaaattatggaACGTTGTGCCCTGGAGCACCCACATCATACATTACCAGTATTACTagcattaaaaaatttatatggtgATTACGAGTACAGtacaattaagaaaaataaaactttagaGCCCAGGGTTCTTGGAGCTCAAAAATTGTTACATGAATTAATGAAGTCAAGTATAAGCTTGACTGTGTGTGAAATGGATAAGTTATCACACTCTTTGGTTATGTTAGTTAATCATACAACTTCTTCAAGTGAAC ctGGCTCTATCGTCAACATACCTAGACATcaagaaattttgaaagttataaattttaataacgtaCTTGTTCCAACATTAACAATTGATCCAAAGCCATCCagaaattacaataatattattagtATTTCTAAATACATGGAAGCATATGAAACTGTTGGAGGTCTAAATAGCCCAAAGAAGCTTATTTGTATTGGTACGGATGGTATTGCAAGATATCAATTAATAAag GGAAAAGATGATTTACGACAAGATGCTGTAATGCAACAAGTTTTTAATGTAATGAATATACTTTTAAAAACTTACAACGAAActaaacgaagaaaattaatgATTAGAACTTACAAG GTTGTACCGTTGACACAAAGATCAGGAATTCTAGAATGGTGTGATAATACAATACCCATTGTAGCTATACTGACAGGTTCAAATAGTTTTTCTGGACTTCACAAAAAATATTATCCAAAAGATTATACACCAAGCTTTTGCAAGAAGAAACTAGCA agtGTGGAAAAATCATCAACTGatgtaaaattaaaagtatttacgAATTGCTGTGCTCATATGCATCCAGTGATGCATTACttctttattgaaaaatatccatCTCCTGAAACATGGTTTGAAAGAAGATTAGCATACACACGCAG cATAGCAACAACGTCTATAGCAGGATACATCTTAGGTTTAGGGGATAGAcacttaaataatattttaattgatCAAACAACTGCAGAAGTGATTCACATTGATTttg gtATAGCATTTGAACAGGGAAAAGTATTACCGATTCCTGAGACTATTCCATTTCGATTGACGCAGAATATTGAAGTAGCAATGGGTGTGTCTGGAATAGAAG GTTCTACAGGAACTAATAAAACAGCAGAAAGAGCCCTTCTAAGAATAGAACAAAAACTGCAGGGTACTGAAGAAGGTTTAGCATCAAGTGTATTTGGTCAAGTTGAGAGACTTATACAGCAAGCACGTGATCCTGCTAATCTATGTCGTTTATACTTTGGATGGCAACCATATTTATAA